A segment of the Arachis hypogaea cultivar Tifrunner chromosome 5, arahy.Tifrunner.gnm2.J5K5, whole genome shotgun sequence genome:
TGCCACAAAAGGTAGGCTGCTTGCAGAATCATCTTTCCTCCATGTCTCTGAACTTTGAAATTTTCAGTTAAGGCCAACCACCATCTCCATGGGTTTGTGTCTTGGTTCAAGTTGGGGATCGCTTATCCAGAGTGCTGCCATATCAAAGACGACTGAGGACAATTAATCAAGCAGTGTAAGGTATTGCCTCCATTTTTTGACTTTGCACTACATCTCAGACAAAGAAAGGAAGGCGAAAGTTTGAGGTTTCACAATCTCGAGTTTCAGTTTCGCGCAATTTCTGTCCCTGCACGCCAACTGTTCGGTGTTTTGCTTCTTTGAGAGCTTTAACATTTTGGGTCGCACTATTCTCATGTAAACGGAGCCATCCACTTCTGTATCCAAAACTCCGATGATGGTGTTCTTCCTCGCAACAAGAGCTTCTTCCTTATACAACCAACGTTTTCTGTTGAGAAAATCCAGTTTCTGGTTCAAGTATCTCACCGCCATTCCCAATAAGGATGATGGCCATGGAGCTGCATCTGTGCCACCTTCTGAAAGCTCCCCTACCCTTCATCTTTCACCATTTTTATCCAATTTTGATCACCCTCCAAGTGGATATAACATAGAGCTTGTAGATGGTGATGCTTGGGGTGTCTCATCTGGTGTGGCACAAGCCTGGCCAGGAAGGCATTCAGCTAGATCAGCAGCTACTACATTTGCACACCATGGTATTGATGAACCTGTTGATTGTAACCCCTCTCGTGTTGAGGATGACATGGATTTGGAAGATATAGATAACATGAGGGTTCGTGGGAATCTGTTCTATAAGCTCGAGCGCAGTTCCAAGGAGTTTGAAGAGTATAATTTAGATTTTCAACGCAAGAAATCTTCCAAGAAGAAAGACGAAAAGAAGGAAAACACTAAGGAAGCAAAGAAAGCTAAGGAGTGTCCAAATCCAAATGTGACTTCCAATTCCAAAGATAAGCTTCCGAAAGATCATATCGCAACAAGAAGCAGAATTGTTATGGCCCGGTTGGATGAAATTAAAGATGTTTCTCCTGAGAACAAGAGGCAGAGGACTCCCACTTTTAACCAGCTTACGGGTCCTTATCATGAACCATTTTGCTTGGACATTTACA
Coding sequences within it:
- the LOC112801264 gene encoding uncharacterized protein, translating into MMVFFLATRASSLYNQRFLLRKSSFWFKYLTAIPNKDDGHGAASVPPSESSPTLHLSPFLSNFDHPPSGYNIELVDGDAWGVSSGVAQAWPGRHSARSAATTFAHHGIDEPVDCNPSRVEDDMDLEDIDNMRVRGNLFYKLERSSKEFEEYNLDFQRKKSSKKKDEKKENTKEAKKAKECPNPNVTSNSKDKLPKDHIATRSRIVMARLDEIKDVSPENKRQRTPTFNQLTGPYHEPFCLDIYISKGSVRASIVHRVTSKVVAVAHSISKDMKFDLASTKNKTTCAAVGAILAQRALADDIHDVIYTPRKGEKLEGKLHIVLKSIIDNGINVKVKIKQRFRRSIKPHST